In Castanea sativa cultivar Marrone di Chiusa Pesio chromosome 6, ASM4071231v1, a single window of DNA contains:
- the LOC142639987 gene encoding uncharacterized protein LOC142639987 — protein MPEVEDDENIVLKKKGTHSLHDDHGEKKDNPPATPIQDLSSPLDKRFVPKAPFPQRLISPQKSAQFGDILEVFKQVQINIPFLDAIQQVHAYAKFLKDLVTMKRKKNVPKKAFLTEQIGLGELKPTTMTLQLADRSVKIPRGIIEDVLIKVDAFYFPVDFVVLDTEPILNANTQIHVILGRHFLATSNALINCRSGVMKIFFFGNMTVELNIFDISKQVLDNEDIYEVNMIEGLVHDTLVQSSCEDPLKDCLTPFDCNLDIEKSIEEVNALLDSVPLLSTNSWQSKVVPFPLSSSPLPSIVEPPKLDNFREHHLISIPQEHKEA, from the exons ATGCCAGAAGTGGAGgatgatgaaaatattgtgttaaaGAAAAAAGGAACTCATAGTTTACATGATGATCATGGAGAAAAGAAGGACAACCCACCCGCCACTCCAATTCAGGATCTTAGTTCCCCCCTTGATAAGAGGTTTGTTCCTAAAGCTCCATTTCCTCAAAGGTTAATTAGTCCTCAGAAAAGTGCACAATTTGGagacattttagaggtttttaagCAAGTGCAAATAAACATTCCATTTCTTGATGCAATTCAGCAAGTTCATGCTTATGCCAAGTTTCTAAAAGATCTTGTGAcaatgaagagaaagaaaaatgtcCCTAAAAAGGCATTTTTGACTGAGCAA aTAGGTTTGGGGGAGTTAAAACCAACAACCATGACACTTCAATTAGCTGATAGGTCTGTGAAAATCCCTAGAGGTATTATTGAAGATGTGCTGATTAAGGTCGATGCATTCTACTTTCCtgttgattttgttgtgttagACACTGAGCCTATTCTAAATGCCAATACACAAATCCATGTCATTTTGGGTCGCCATTTCTTAGCCACATCCAATGCTTTGATCAATTGTCGAAGTGGTgtgatgaagatttttttttttggaaatatgacTGTTGAGCTTAATATCTTTGACATAAGTAAGCAAGTACTAGACAATGAGGATATATATGAAGTTAACATGATTGAGGGCCTAGTCCACGATACTCTCGTACAATCAAGTTGTGAGGATCCCCTAAAGGATTGCTTAACCCCTTTTGATTGCAATTTGGatattgaaaaatcaattgaggAAGTCAATGCATTGTTGGATTCTGTTCCTCTCTTAAGTACTAATAGCTGGCAGTCAAAAGTGGTCCCTTTTCCACTTTCTTCATCCCCACTCCCATCTATTGTAGAACCACCAAAGTTGGATAACTTTCGGGAACACCACTTGATAAGTATACCTCAAGAACACAAGGAAGCATAG